One segment of Neisseria mucosa DNA contains the following:
- a CDS encoding HesA/MoeB/ThiF family protein, with protein sequence MNDQQLLRFSRHILLDEIGIEGQEKLLAAHALVVGCGGLGAAALPYLAAAGIGRLTIADADTVDETNLQRQITFTEADIGKNKALVMQGRLKQINSQTHITAMAEFLDEAKLVELANAADIILDCSDNYPTRQAVNRAAVDACTPLVSAAAVRFDGQIAVYRPDLPDTPCYACLFDGEQADDGACALFGVFSPLVGVVGTTQAAEALKVLLGIGTPSHGKLSTYNALSGQWRQYGVRRNPECPVCSGR encoded by the coding sequence ATGAACGATCAACAACTTTTGCGGTTCAGCCGCCATATCCTGTTGGATGAAATCGGTATCGAAGGCCAAGAAAAACTCTTGGCCGCCCATGCGCTCGTTGTCGGTTGCGGCGGGCTGGGTGCGGCGGCCTTGCCGTATCTTGCCGCCGCCGGTATCGGCCGCCTGACGATTGCCGATGCCGATACCGTCGACGAGACCAACCTTCAACGCCAAATCACGTTTACCGAAGCCGACATCGGCAAAAACAAGGCTTTGGTCATGCAAGGCCGTCTGAAACAGATCAACAGCCAAACACACATTACCGCCATGGCCGAATTTCTCGATGAGGCCAAGCTGGTCGAATTGGCAAACGCCGCCGACATCATCCTTGATTGTTCCGACAACTATCCCACACGCCAGGCGGTCAACCGCGCCGCCGTTGACGCGTGCACGCCTTTGGTTTCCGCCGCGGCCGTCCGCTTTGATGGACAAATCGCCGTGTACCGCCCCGACCTTCCCGATACGCCTTGTTATGCCTGCCTGTTTGACGGCGAACAAGCCGACGACGGCGCTTGTGCATTGTTCGGCGTTTTTTCGCCCTTGGTCGGTGTTGTCGGAACGACCCAAGCCGCCGAAGCGCTCAAAGTGCTGCTCGGTATCGGCACGCCGTCGCACGGCAAACTTTCCACCTACAACGCATTGAGCGGACAATGGCGGCAATACGGGGTGAGGCGCAATCCCGAATGTCCGGTTTGCAGCGGCCGTTAA
- a CDS encoding cyclic pyranopterin monophosphate synthase MoaC, with protein sequence MIEFPNQPDFPEQHTAVAVGTINMSQQAIRVLIENAAEKASILTIARVAAIQNIKQSGNLIPLHLPGRIIGVQVDFDINVELACLKATLTVQAHSNGSIATEALTGLNLALLSVYDMMKDVDRNMMLSGIRLESETSSEGRPFLFDNAYENINF encoded by the coding sequence ATGATCGAATTCCCCAACCAGCCCGATTTTCCTGAGCAACACACCGCCGTCGCCGTCGGCACCATCAACATGAGCCAGCAGGCGATACGGGTGTTGATAGAGAATGCCGCCGAAAAGGCAAGCATCCTGACCATCGCCCGCGTTGCCGCCATTCAAAACATCAAACAAAGCGGCAACCTGATTCCGCTGCACCTGCCCGGCCGCATCATCGGCGTGCAGGTTGATTTCGATATTAACGTCGAGCTGGCCTGCCTGAAAGCCACATTGACCGTCCAAGCGCACAGCAACGGCAGCATTGCCACCGAAGCCCTGACCGGCCTCAATCTGGCACTCTTGAGCGTTTACGACATGATGAAAGACGTTGACCGCAATATGATGCTCAGCGGTATCCGCCTCGAATCCGAAACCAGCAGCGAAGGCCGCCCTTTCCTGTTTGACAACGCCTACGAAAATATTAATTTCTAA
- the ppc gene encoding phosphoenolpyruvate carboxylase has protein sequence MQLHILNNPKDAALAADAEFLKQSLFNLLHEEASPLVVETVKLLSTSDDSAALIEKVLPQLDEQQTHDLTLACGLFAQILNIAEDVHHERRRQIHEEAGHSGAEGSLTETVRKLKAGKVNGKSVQQQLDNTVVTAVLTAHPTEVQRQTVLSFNRRIRALLPQRERCTNPDALAQLRREIDTVLLGLWQTSETRRHKLSVNDEINNGVSIFPMSFFEALPKLYRTMERDFQTAYPGVRVPNILKIGGWIGGDRDGNPFVSAETLRFAFRRHADAVFRFYRGELDKLYRELPLSIRRVKVNDDVMALAALSPDEEIARTEEPYRRAIAYIMARAMGKARSLGLGMGCKFGFLEPYATVEEFLNDLKKLQRSLHENGSQLLAEGRLADIIRSVSVFGFHMMPLDLRQHAGKHADVVAELFQHAGLEDYNSLNEEQKQTALLRELSHQRPLYSPFITYSDHTRHELAIFNEARKIKDEFGEDAVTQSIISNCEQPSDLLALALLLKESGLLTVENGKPRSRINIVPLFETIEALENACPVMETMFRLDWYDALLESRGNIQEIMLGYSDSNKDGGYVTSSWCLYQAELGLVELFKKYDVRMRLFHGRGGSVGRGGGPSYQAILAQPAGSVAGQIRITEQGEVITAKYADPGNAQRNLETLVAATLEASILPDKKDPDAKLMQDLSDVSFKYYRELITHPDFIDYFLQTSPIQEIATLNLGSRPASRKTLARIQDLRAIPWVFSWMQNRLMLPAWYGFGSAVETLCEGKPETLAALREHAQSNPFFQAMLSNMEQVMAKTDITLAENYAGLSESPDKAKIIFGMIKEEYQRSRKALLDLLQTEELLRDNRSLARSLALRIPYLNALNGLQVAMLKRLRKEPDNPHALLMVHLTINGVAQGLRNTG, from the coding sequence ATGCAACTGCATATCTTAAACAATCCCAAAGATGCCGCTTTGGCAGCGGATGCGGAATTTTTAAAACAGTCTCTGTTCAATCTGCTGCATGAGGAAGCATCGCCTTTGGTGGTCGAAACCGTTAAGTTGTTATCGACTTCAGACGACAGCGCCGCCTTGATTGAGAAGGTGTTGCCGCAACTGGACGAACAGCAAACCCACGATTTAACCCTGGCCTGCGGCCTGTTCGCACAAATTCTGAACATCGCCGAAGACGTGCACCACGAACGCCGCCGCCAAATCCACGAAGAAGCCGGCCACAGCGGCGCCGAAGGCAGCCTGACGGAAACCGTGCGCAAGCTTAAAGCCGGAAAAGTCAACGGCAAATCGGTGCAGCAACAACTGGACAACACGGTCGTTACCGCCGTTTTGACCGCGCACCCGACCGAAGTGCAACGCCAAACCGTCTTGAGCTTTAACCGCCGCATCCGTGCGCTGCTGCCGCAACGCGAACGCTGCACTAATCCTGATGCGCTGGCTCAGTTGCGCCGCGAAATCGACACAGTCCTTTTGGGCTTGTGGCAGACCAGCGAAACGCGCCGCCACAAACTCAGCGTCAACGACGAGATCAACAACGGTGTATCCATCTTCCCAATGAGCTTCTTTGAAGCCCTGCCTAAACTCTACCGCACAATGGAACGCGACTTTCAGACGGCCTATCCCGGCGTCCGCGTTCCGAATATCCTTAAAATCGGCGGCTGGATCGGCGGCGACCGCGACGGCAACCCGTTCGTTTCTGCCGAAACCTTGCGTTTTGCGTTCAGACGGCATGCCGACGCAGTGTTCCGTTTCTATCGTGGCGAACTCGACAAACTTTACCGCGAATTGCCACTCTCCATCCGCCGCGTCAAAGTCAACGACGATGTGATGGCATTGGCCGCCCTCTCGCCTGACGAAGAAATCGCCCGTACCGAAGAACCCTACCGCCGCGCCATCGCCTACATCATGGCACGCGCCATGGGCAAAGCGCGCTCACTCGGTTTGGGGATGGGCTGCAAATTCGGCTTCCTCGAGCCTTATGCCACGGTTGAAGAGTTCCTCAACGACCTGAAAAAACTGCAACGCTCGCTCCACGAAAACGGCAGCCAACTGCTGGCGGAAGGCCGTCTGGCCGACATTATCCGCAGCGTGTCCGTGTTCGGCTTCCACATGATGCCGCTCGACCTGCGCCAACACGCAGGCAAACACGCCGATGTGGTTGCCGAGCTTTTCCAACACGCAGGCTTGGAAGACTACAACAGCCTGAACGAAGAGCAAAAACAAACTGCCCTGTTGCGCGAATTGAGCCATCAACGTCCTCTGTACAGCCCGTTTATCACATACAGCGACCATACCCGCCACGAGCTGGCGATTTTCAACGAAGCGCGCAAAATCAAAGACGAATTCGGCGAAGATGCCGTGACGCAAAGCATTATTTCCAACTGCGAACAACCCAGCGACCTGCTCGCCTTGGCATTGCTGCTGAAAGAAAGCGGCCTGTTGACAGTGGAAAACGGCAAACCACGCAGCCGCATCAACATCGTGCCTCTGTTTGAAACCATCGAAGCGCTCGAAAACGCCTGCCCGGTCATGGAAACCATGTTCCGCCTCGACTGGTATGACGCCCTGCTCGAAAGTCGCGGCAACATCCAAGAAATCATGCTCGGCTACTCCGACTCCAACAAAGACGGCGGCTACGTTACCAGCTCATGGTGTCTGTATCAGGCTGAATTGGGCTTGGTCGAACTCTTCAAAAAATACGATGTCCGCATGCGCCTGTTCCACGGCCGCGGCGGCAGCGTAGGCCGCGGCGGCGGCCCGTCTTACCAAGCCATTTTGGCGCAACCCGCGGGCAGCGTTGCCGGACAAATCCGCATTACTGAGCAAGGCGAAGTCATTACCGCCAAATACGCCGATCCGGGCAATGCCCAACGCAACTTGGAAACCTTGGTCGCCGCGACTTTGGAAGCCAGCATCCTGCCGGACAAAAAAGACCCTGATGCCAAGCTGATGCAGGATTTGTCGGACGTATCGTTCAAATACTACCGCGAACTGATTACCCACCCCGACTTCATCGACTACTTCCTGCAAACCAGCCCGATTCAGGAAATCGCCACCCTCAACCTCGGCAGCCGTCCCGCCAGCCGCAAAACCCTGGCGCGGATTCAGGACTTGCGCGCGATTCCGTGGGTATTCTCCTGGATGCAAAACCGCCTCATGCTGCCGGCTTGGTACGGTTTCGGCAGCGCAGTGGAAACCTTGTGCGAAGGCAAACCCGAAACCCTCGCCGCCCTGCGCGAACACGCCCAAAGCAACCCGTTCTTCCAAGCCATGCTCTCCAATATGGAACAAGTCATGGCGAAAACCGACATCACTTTGGCGGAAAACTATGCCGGCTTGAGCGAATCGCCCGATAAAGCAAAAATCATCTTCGGCATGATCAAGGAAGAATACCAACGCAGCCGCAAAGCACTGCTCGACCTGCTGCAAACCGAAGAGCTTCTGCGCGACAACCGCAGCCTCGCCCGTTCGCTTGCCTTGAGGATTCCATACCTGAACGCCCTCAACGGCCTGCAAGTTGCCATGCTCAAACGCCTGCGCAAAGAGCCCGACAATCCGCACGCCCTGCTGATGGTTCACTTGACCATCAACGGCGTAGCGCAAGGTTTGCGTAATACCGGTTAA
- the ychF gene encoding redox-regulated ATPase YchF, with translation MSLKCGIVGLPNVGKSTLFNALTQSGIEAANYPFCTIEPNVGIVEVPDPRMAELAKIVNPQKMQPAIVEFVDIAGLVAGASKGEGLGNQFLANIRETDAIVNVVRCFDDDNIVHVAGKVDPIADIETIGTELALADLASVEKAIVREEKRARSGDKDAQKLVELCKKLLPHLDEGKPVRSFGLDAEELAMLKPLFLLTAKPAMYVGNVSEDGFENNPHLDRLKELAEKENAPVVAVCAAMESEIAELEDDEKAEFLAEMGLEEPGLNRLIRAGYDLLGLQTYFTAGVKEVRAWTIHKGDTAPQAAGVIHTDFERGFIRAQVISYEDFIALGGEAKAKEAGKMRVEGKEYVVQDGDVMHFLFNV, from the coding sequence ATGAGCTTGAAATGCGGCATCGTTGGTTTGCCCAACGTCGGCAAATCTACCCTATTTAACGCGCTGACCCAATCGGGTATCGAAGCGGCAAACTATCCTTTCTGTACCATCGAACCCAACGTCGGCATCGTTGAAGTCCCTGATCCGCGTATGGCTGAATTGGCAAAAATCGTCAATCCGCAAAAAATGCAGCCTGCCATCGTCGAATTCGTCGACATTGCCGGTTTGGTTGCAGGCGCGAGCAAAGGCGAAGGTTTGGGCAACCAGTTCCTCGCCAACATCCGCGAGACTGACGCCATCGTCAACGTCGTACGCTGCTTTGACGACGACAACATCGTTCACGTTGCAGGCAAAGTCGATCCGATTGCCGACATCGAAACCATCGGCACCGAATTGGCACTGGCCGACTTGGCCAGCGTCGAAAAAGCCATCGTCCGCGAAGAAAAACGCGCCCGCTCAGGCGACAAAGACGCGCAAAAACTGGTCGAACTGTGCAAAAAACTGCTGCCGCATCTGGACGAAGGCAAACCCGTCCGCTCCTTCGGTTTGGACGCGGAAGAACTCGCCATGCTCAAGCCGCTGTTCTTGCTGACCGCCAAACCTGCCATGTACGTCGGCAACGTTTCCGAAGACGGTTTTGAAAACAATCCGCACCTCGACCGCCTGAAAGAATTGGCTGAAAAAGAAAACGCGCCCGTCGTTGCCGTTTGCGCCGCGATGGAGAGCGAAATCGCCGAGTTGGAAGACGACGAAAAAGCCGAGTTCCTCGCCGAAATGGGCTTGGAAGAACCGGGCCTGAACCGCCTGATTCGTGCCGGCTACGACCTCTTGGGCCTGCAAACCTACTTCACCGCCGGCGTCAAAGAAGTCCGCGCCTGGACCATCCACAAAGGCGACACTGCACCGCAAGCCGCCGGCGTCATTCACACCGACTTTGAACGCGGCTTCATCCGCGCCCAAGTTATCTCCTACGAAGACTTCATCGCTTTAGGCGGCGAAGCCAAAGCCAAAGAAGCCGGCAAAATGCGTGTGGAAGGCAAAGAATACGTCGTACAAGACGGCGATGTGATGCACTTCCTGTTTAACGTATAA
- a CDS encoding acyltransferase family protein, translated as MSKVLSYRPDIDTLRAVAVLSVVVFHIEKNWLPGGFLGVDIFFVISGFLITMIIHREMSSGIFSFKKFYIRRIKRILPAFFTVLAATLICGFLLFTKDDFSLLWRTALSTLGFISNIFFAKGQGYFDPIQEEKPLLHIWSLSVEEQYYFVFPILLLLVVRKSWRTQFAFLITLCVFSILASFIPTSLDKYYLPHLRACEMLIGSLTAVWMQYRQQQGLDTGKPYAAAGALLSVCVLFACLFAYTEKTAYFPGPAAIIPCLAAAAFIYFNQFEHRLKKFFQWKITVGIGLISYSLYLWHWPVLAFMRYIGANNLPSYSTAAAIVLMFALSLLSYYFVEKPFKKWKGSFAQSVAWVYAAPMLVLAITPFLAMRLPFMEQYDHMGLARSYTSCHNNTDKQCVWGDTDKQPELLILGDSHADQYKTFFDTVGKKEKWSATMVTADSCAYVEGYAAPVFKQNASCRAVYEYAKEHLPQYSKVLLAMRWGSQMPENSHSLAYDADFFKKFDLMLQKLSSEKQAVYLMIDNPNLSYNGLRAYILSYRIPGFNQNLVIDEQNTFKGNERIKKLAEKYANVYIIDAAAYIPQNFKINGLPVYSDRDHINPYGGRELAKRFSEKHTLLQ; from the coding sequence ATGAGCAAAGTTTTATCTTACCGCCCAGATATTGATACATTGCGTGCCGTTGCTGTTCTATCCGTTGTCGTTTTCCATATTGAAAAAAACTGGCTGCCTGGCGGCTTTCTTGGTGTTGATATCTTTTTTGTCATTTCCGGCTTTCTGATCACGATGATTATCCATCGTGAAATGAGCAGTGGAATTTTCTCGTTCAAAAAGTTTTACATCCGCCGTATCAAGCGGATACTGCCCGCATTTTTTACCGTATTGGCGGCAACGCTGATATGCGGCTTTCTTTTATTCACCAAAGATGATTTTTCCCTTTTATGGAGGACGGCACTGTCCACCTTGGGGTTCATTTCCAATATCTTTTTTGCAAAGGGTCAGGGCTATTTCGACCCCATACAAGAAGAAAAACCTTTGCTTCACATTTGGTCTTTATCGGTCGAAGAACAATATTATTTCGTCTTCCCGATATTGCTGTTATTGGTTGTCCGCAAAAGCTGGCGCACCCAGTTTGCCTTCCTCATCACGCTATGCGTATTCAGCATTTTGGCTTCTTTTATACCGACTTCGCTGGATAAATATTACCTGCCCCATCTGCGCGCCTGCGAAATGCTGATCGGCTCGTTGACTGCAGTGTGGATGCAATACCGGCAACAACAAGGGCTGGATACCGGCAAACCATATGCGGCGGCAGGCGCATTACTTTCCGTATGCGTACTGTTTGCCTGCCTGTTTGCCTATACGGAAAAAACCGCCTATTTCCCGGGGCCTGCCGCCATCATTCCTTGTTTGGCCGCCGCCGCATTCATTTATTTCAATCAATTTGAACACCGGCTGAAAAAATTTTTCCAATGGAAGATTACAGTCGGCATAGGCTTGATTTCCTATTCACTGTATCTGTGGCATTGGCCTGTATTGGCTTTTATGAGATACATCGGTGCAAACAATCTGCCTTCGTATTCGACTGCGGCCGCGATTGTCTTAATGTTTGCACTCTCCCTGCTTTCTTATTATTTTGTCGAGAAACCGTTTAAAAAGTGGAAAGGCTCTTTTGCCCAATCTGTGGCATGGGTTTATGCCGCCCCCATGCTTGTTTTGGCCATAACGCCTTTTCTTGCCATGAGGCTCCCGTTTATGGAGCAGTACGACCATATGGGATTGGCGCGTTCCTACACTTCTTGCCACAACAATACCGACAAACAATGTGTTTGGGGCGATACCGACAAACAGCCGGAATTACTGATTCTAGGCGATTCGCATGCCGACCAATATAAAACGTTTTTTGATACCGTCGGCAAAAAAGAAAAATGGTCGGCAACAATGGTCACTGCGGACAGTTGTGCCTATGTAGAAGGTTATGCCGCCCCCGTATTCAAGCAAAACGCTTCCTGCCGTGCCGTTTATGAGTATGCCAAAGAGCATCTGCCCCAATACTCAAAAGTGCTTTTAGCCATGCGCTGGGGCAGCCAAATGCCTGAAAACAGCCATTCCCTTGCTTACGATGCCGATTTTTTCAAAAAATTCGACCTCATGTTGCAAAAACTTTCTTCGGAAAAACAAGCGGTTTACCTGATGATAGACAACCCTAATCTATCCTACAACGGTTTGCGCGCCTATATCCTGTCTTACCGCATACCGGGATTTAATCAAAATCTTGTTATTGATGAACAAAACACTTTTAAAGGAAACGAACGCATCAAAAAATTAGCCGAAAAATATGCCAATGTGTATATTATCGATGCCGCCGCCTATATTCCGCAGAATTTCAAAATCAACGGATTGCCGGTTTATTCCGATAGAGACCACATCAACCCTTACGGCGGCAGAGAACTGGCCAAGCGTTTTTCTGAAAAACACACGCTTCTTCAGTAA
- the tyrS gene encoding tyrosine--tRNA ligase produces the protein MSVIKDLQSRGLIAQTTDIEALDALLNEQKISLYCGFDPTADSLHIGHLLPVLALRRFQQAGHTPIALVGGATGMIGDPSFKATERSLNSAETVAGWVESIRNQLTPFLSFEGDNAAIMANNADWFGSMNCLDFLRDIGKHFSVNAMLNKESVKQRIERDDVGISFTEFAYSLLQGYDFAELNKRHGAVLEIGGSDQWGNITAGIDLTRRLHQKQVFGLTLPLVTKSDGTKFGKTEGGAVWLNAKKTSPYQFYQFWLKVADADVYKFLKYFTFLSIEEIDAIEAKDKASGTKPEAQRILAEEMTRLIHGEEALAAAQRISESLFAEDQSHLTESDFEQLALDGLPTFEVSESLNVVETLVKTGLASSNKEARGFVNSKAVLLNGKPAEANNPNHAAEKPDDAYMLTDEHKRFGKYTIVRRGKRNHALLVWK, from the coding sequence ATGAGCGTCATCAAAGACCTACAATCGCGTGGCTTAATCGCGCAAACTACCGACATCGAAGCCTTAGACGCTTTGCTAAACGAACAAAAAATTTCCCTCTATTGCGGTTTTGACCCGACGGCCGACAGCCTGCACATCGGCCACTTGCTGCCTGTATTGGCATTGCGCCGTTTCCAACAAGCCGGTCATACGCCGATTGCTTTGGTGGGCGGCGCGACCGGTATGATCGGCGACCCAAGCTTTAAAGCGACAGAACGCAGCTTGAATTCCGCCGAAACCGTTGCCGGCTGGGTAGAAAGCATCCGCAACCAATTGACCCCTTTCTTGAGCTTTGAAGGCGATAACGCTGCTATTATGGCCAACAACGCCGACTGGTTCGGCAGCATGAACTGCCTCGACTTCCTGCGCGACATCGGCAAGCATTTCTCCGTCAACGCCATGCTGAACAAAGAATCTGTCAAACAGCGTATCGAGCGCGACGACGTGGGCATTTCCTTTACCGAATTCGCCTACTCCCTGCTTCAAGGCTACGACTTTGCCGAATTGAACAAACGCCATGGCGCGGTTTTGGAAATCGGCGGTTCCGACCAATGGGGCAACATCACTGCCGGTATCGACTTGACCCGCCGCCTGCACCAAAAACAAGTATTCGGCCTGACCCTGCCTTTGGTTACCAAATCAGACGGCACCAAATTCGGCAAAACCGAGGGCGGCGCGGTATGGTTGAACGCGAAGAAAACCTCGCCATATCAGTTCTACCAGTTCTGGCTGAAAGTCGCCGATGCAGATGTGTATAAATTCCTGAAATACTTTACCTTCCTGTCTATCGAAGAAATCGATGCCATCGAAGCGAAAGACAAAGCCAGCGGCACCAAACCAGAAGCGCAACGCATTCTTGCAGAGGAAATGACCCGCCTGATTCACGGCGAAGAAGCCCTTGCCGCCGCCCAACGCATTTCTGAAAGCTTGTTTGCCGAAGACCAAAGCCATCTCACCGAAAGCGACTTCGAGCAGCTGGCACTCGATGGCCTGCCGACTTTTGAAGTTTCCGAGAGCCTCAACGTGGTGGAGACTTTGGTGAAAACCGGTTTGGCGTCTTCCAACAAAGAAGCGCGCGGTTTTGTCAACAGCAAAGCGGTTTTGCTCAACGGCAAACCTGCTGAAGCCAACAATCCGAACCATGCCGCTGAAAAACCTGACGATGCCTATATGCTGACCGACGAACACAAACGTTTCGGCAAATACACCATCGTCCGCCGCGGCAAACGCAACCACGCTTTGTTGGTTTGGAAATAA
- the hslO gene encoding Hsp33 family molecular chaperone HslO gives MTQNHSDIRTRFIFDDMPIRGMHIRLEKVWQHIVNQKHYPVAIRRALGELLAACSLLSANLKNEGTLIVQVQGQGRLKMLVVEATSENTVRATARWDETAEIRDDESLTALLGENSVFVLTHQPKDADPWQGVVPLEGDSIAQMLVNYMKRSEQLDTYITLAADDHAAGALLLQRLPEEELDDAAWEHVTTLAQTLTPQELTGLDAHHALYRLYHETPPRVFEPEAIEFACTCSRGKVSDMLLMLGGQEVGGVVAEQGSIQIDCDFCHSKYVFDETDVNALFGADVVNAVRQENERLQ, from the coding sequence ATGACACAAAATCACAGCGATATCCGTACACGCTTTATCTTTGACGATATGCCCATCCGCGGTATGCACATCCGCCTCGAAAAGGTTTGGCAACACATCGTCAACCAAAAACATTATCCTGTCGCCATCCGCCGCGCTTTAGGCGAGTTGTTGGCCGCCTGCTCTTTATTGTCTGCCAACCTTAAAAACGAAGGCACGCTGATTGTTCAGGTTCAAGGTCAGGGCCGTCTGAAAATGTTGGTGGTGGAAGCGACTTCTGAAAATACTGTCCGCGCTACCGCCCGTTGGGACGAAACTGCTGAAATCCGTGATGATGAAAGCCTGACTGCGCTGTTGGGCGAAAACAGCGTGTTCGTTTTGACCCATCAGCCTAAAGATGCCGACCCTTGGCAAGGTGTTGTGCCGCTGGAAGGCGACAGCATTGCGCAAATGCTGGTCAACTATATGAAACGTTCCGAGCAGCTCGATACTTATATTACGCTTGCCGCCGACGACCACGCCGCAGGCGCATTATTGCTGCAACGCCTGCCGGAAGAAGAATTGGATGATGCCGCTTGGGAGCATGTGACCACGCTTGCGCAAACGCTTACTCCGCAAGAATTGACCGGTTTGGACGCTCATCACGCCCTTTACCGCCTTTACCATGAAACCCCGCCCCGCGTTTTTGAACCGGAAGCCATTGAATTTGCCTGCACCTGCTCCCGCGGCAAAGTCAGCGATATGCTGTTGATGCTTGGCGGTCAGGAAGTCGGCGGCGTGGTGGCGGAACAAGGCAGCATTCAAATTGACTGCGATTTCTGCCATAGCAAATATGTGTTTGATGAAACCGATGTCAACGCTTTGTTTGGTGCGGACGTGGTGAATGCCGTCCGTCAAGAAAATGAGCGTTTGCAGTAA
- a CDS encoding C40 family peptidase: MNFLLRLAAVWTSVAMLASVNFSYADDLENLITTRQRVLNQFNDNANVYGNTRQATPVHPINTYPAASNNTRAPSGNADELIGSAMGLLGVAYRYGGTSASTGFDCSGFMQHIFKRAMGLNLPRTSAEQAQMGVAVSRSELQPGDMVFFRTMGRGRISHVGLYIGNNNFIHAPRTGKRIEITSLGHKYWSAKYAFGRRVKKNDPSRFLN, translated from the coding sequence ATGAATTTTTTACTCCGGCTCGCAGCAGTTTGGACTTCGGTCGCCATGCTCGCGAGCGTCAATTTTTCTTACGCCGATGATTTGGAAAACCTGATTACCACCCGTCAGCGTGTTTTAAACCAATTCAACGACAACGCCAACGTTTACGGCAATACGCGTCAGGCAACCCCTGTCCATCCCATCAATACCTATCCTGCCGCAAGCAACAATACGCGCGCACCTTCGGGCAATGCAGATGAGTTAATCGGCAGCGCCATGGGCTTGCTCGGCGTGGCCTACCGCTACGGCGGCACATCAGCCTCTACCGGCTTTGACTGCAGTGGCTTCATGCAACACATCTTTAAACGCGCCATGGGCCTGAACCTGCCGCGCACTTCTGCCGAACAAGCGCAAATGGGCGTTGCCGTGAGCCGTTCGGAATTGCAGCCGGGCGACATGGTCTTTTTCCGCACCATGGGTCGCGGCCGTATCTCCCACGTCGGCCTCTACATCGGCAACAACAATTTCATTCACGCACCGAGGACGGGCAAACGCATCGAAATTACCAGCCTCGGCCACAAATATTGGAGCGCGAAATACGCCTTCGGCCGCCGTGTAAAGAAAAACGACCCTTCCCGTTTCTTAAACTGA
- a CDS encoding ankyrin repeat domain-containing protein, which translates to MPKYSNICSAARASDLAAVQDIVQVDPKSVFTINSYGFNALHEALIADSCGNVNFELVKFLVGAGCPINQISKGEHPRSPLWIAAEFCPDTEIVQFLIDNGADLATLESAGNHKHVIDCIDNLSEQKAVQQLLSKLTGYPLPEPPPPPKFPDQRADTATWRKTTAAIKKAFAQLECADIIAIPNASYTVGECIAECFDRLERQPDRNRFVGYCFYTEPNKNRAREYGCLYLNYGMIGDDESGIIELADRIVSLLRQQGFDAEWNGNPDDYINVWLQPFYAAIRE; encoded by the coding sequence ATGCCGAAATACTCTAACATTTGCAGTGCCGCACGTGCTAGCGATTTGGCTGCTGTGCAGGATATTGTTCAAGTCGATCCAAAATCTGTTTTTACTATAAACAGTTACGGTTTTAACGCACTACATGAAGCTCTCATTGCCGACAGTTGCGGGAATGTCAATTTTGAATTGGTAAAATTTTTAGTAGGAGCAGGCTGCCCAATCAATCAAATCAGTAAAGGGGAACACCCTCGCTCTCCGCTGTGGATAGCTGCAGAGTTTTGTCCTGATACTGAAATTGTACAATTTCTTATCGATAATGGGGCAGACTTGGCTACGTTGGAGTCAGCCGGAAATCATAAGCATGTTATAGACTGTATAGATAACCTCAGTGAGCAAAAAGCTGTCCAACAACTACTTAGTAAATTGACAGGGTATCCACTTCCTGAGCCTCCGCCACCACCCAAATTTCCCGATCAGCGTGCTGATACCGCAACATGGAGAAAAACCACGGCGGCAATTAAAAAAGCTTTTGCGCAACTGGAGTGCGCAGATATTATTGCGATACCGAATGCAAGTTATACTGTCGGTGAATGTATTGCTGAATGTTTTGATAGGCTAGAGCGTCAGCCTGACCGCAATCGCTTTGTGGGTTACTGCTTTTATACAGAGCCTAATAAAAACCGTGCAAGAGAATATGGTTGCTTATATTTGAACTATGGCATGATTGGAGATGACGAAAGCGGAATCATCGAATTAGCAGACCGTATTGTTTCTTTATTGCGGCAACAAGGTTTTGATGCAGAGTGGAATGGTAATCCTGACGATTATATCAATGTATGGTTACAGCCATTTTATGCAGCCATAAGGGAGTAA